From one Acidimicrobiales bacterium genomic stretch:
- a CDS encoding SDR family oxidoreductase, giving the protein MPYQRQEPGNVPPIEDWARLLDGRVAVVTGGGEGIGGSIASLFAQHGALVEIAEIDPDRASQKVREVEASGGTARAHVVDVTTERGVDQLAQAVLQAHGRIDVLVNNVGDYRPLVPFRQSSLSSWTSMYDMNLLHVIAVTRAFINPMIDQNRGVIVNVHSVEGMRGYPSDPVYGAMKAAVAHFTTCLAVQVGRYGIRVNGIGPDLTQTPQVDYLTGWEDAERLWPSWAPVGRLGWPEDQARAALFLASDLSSFVTGHNVPVDGGTKAGGGWFYSPSERRYVNRPRDL; this is encoded by the coding sequence GTGCCATATCAACGACAGGAACCCGGGAACGTCCCTCCTATCGAAGATTGGGCCCGCCTGCTGGACGGACGCGTCGCCGTCGTAACGGGTGGCGGGGAGGGAATCGGAGGATCCATCGCGAGCCTGTTCGCCCAGCACGGTGCGCTCGTCGAAATCGCCGAGATTGACCCCGACAGGGCTTCGCAGAAGGTTCGTGAAGTGGAGGCGTCGGGCGGAACCGCCAGGGCGCATGTCGTGGATGTCACCACAGAACGCGGCGTGGACCAGCTCGCGCAGGCGGTGCTGCAGGCCCACGGCCGGATCGATGTCCTGGTCAACAACGTCGGCGATTACCGGCCGTTGGTGCCTTTCCGCCAGTCCTCCCTGTCGTCGTGGACCTCCATGTACGACATGAACCTCCTTCATGTGATCGCCGTGACCAGGGCGTTCATCAACCCGATGATCGATCAGAACCGTGGTGTCATCGTCAACGTGCACTCCGTCGAAGGAATGCGGGGTTATCCGAGCGATCCGGTCTACGGGGCGATGAAGGCCGCGGTGGCCCACTTCACCACCTGCCTCGCGGTCCAAGTAGGGCGATACGGAATCCGGGTCAACGGGATAGGCCCCGACCTCACCCAGACCCCACAGGTGGACTATCTCACCGGCTGGGAGGACGCTGAGCGTCTGTGGCCATCGTGGGCGCCGGTCGGACGTCTTGGATGGCCAGAAGACCAGGCGAGAGCAGCTCTGTTCCTCGCCTCGGACCTGTCGTCTTTCGTCACCGGCCACAACGTCCCGGTCGATGGCGGAACCAAGGCGGGGGGAGGCTGGTTCTACTCTCCGTCCGAAAGGCGATACGTGAACCGGCCCCGGGATCTATGA
- a CDS encoding enoyl-CoA hydratase-related protein produces MSLGSTGVPPVLLSTDEGVAVVTLNRPHRGNAWTGRMESEFRALIAEADSDPDVGVIVVTGAGRHFCVGADSRALEMHSEAGSYQSGIEVPPAQPGNPDDPSSQTRFGFLRALNKPVIAAVNGSAAGIGFVIMCFADVRFVAFEAKLTAAAPRLGLPAECGISWILPRLIGLSRATELLISSRILRGNEASDIGLAHRSLPSHEVLPGAVAYARALIAECAPSSLRATKQQLALDLERSLLDADRDANDRLLRMVGSDDFREGVEALVQRRRPRFRQQPTD; encoded by the coding sequence GTGTCTCTGGGTTCTACCGGGGTGCCGCCGGTCCTCCTGTCCACCGACGAGGGTGTTGCCGTCGTAACCCTCAATCGCCCGCACCGGGGGAACGCCTGGACCGGGCGAATGGAATCAGAGTTCAGAGCCCTTATCGCCGAAGCCGACAGCGATCCCGATGTAGGGGTGATCGTCGTCACTGGGGCGGGCCGGCACTTCTGCGTGGGCGCAGATTCGCGGGCATTGGAAATGCACAGCGAAGCCGGTTCTTACCAGTCGGGCATCGAGGTTCCTCCGGCTCAGCCCGGCAACCCCGACGATCCATCTTCCCAAACCCGGTTCGGGTTCCTTCGCGCCTTGAACAAGCCGGTGATCGCAGCTGTGAACGGATCGGCGGCCGGTATCGGGTTCGTGATCATGTGTTTCGCCGACGTCCGGTTCGTGGCGTTCGAGGCCAAGCTGACCGCGGCGGCTCCTAGGTTGGGGTTGCCGGCCGAGTGCGGGATCTCCTGGATCCTGCCCCGTCTCATCGGGCTATCCCGGGCAACCGAGCTGCTCATCTCGAGCCGTATTCTCCGGGGAAACGAAGCCTCCGACATCGGGCTGGCCCACCGAAGCCTGCCGTCCCACGAGGTCCTGCCGGGCGCGGTCGCCTACGCCCGAGCCTTGATCGCCGAGTGCGCCCCGAGCTCGCTTCGAGCAACCAAACAGCAGCTGGCCCTGGACCTCGAACGCTCGCTTCTCGATGCGGATAGGGATGCCAACGACCGACTGCTGCGAATGGTGGGTAGCGACGACTTCCGCGAGGGTGTAGAGGCGCTCGTACAGCGCCGTCGACCGCGGTTTCGCCAACAGCCCACGGATTAG
- a CDS encoding amidohydrolase family protein has protein sequence MHDLVVRGGTVVDGTGAPPRTADVAVDGGLITCVGRVDEPATTEIDADGALVTPGFVDVHTHYDGQVTWDPWLTPTGWHGVTTVVMGNCGVGFAPCHPDRRDWLIGLMEGVEDIPGAALSTGIKWAWESFPEYLDALDGLPKALDVGTQVPHGAVRAYVMGQRGAHNEPATGEDVQAMAALVREGISAGALGFSTSRTLAHRAIDGEPVPGTFAAEDELFGIGRVLGELGAGVFELAAAGALGEDLAAPEREVAWMRRLAAETGRPISFALNQNNNDPDQWRKLLDMAAEALAAGVPIRPQVTARTVSILLGFQTFHPFAFTPTWGASGIGLLPWKDQVDRLRASPELKARLVEDARGLDGNALVMGFMSAERTYLLGDPPNYEPGPADSVAGIAAARGLDKWQTFLDLLMEDEGRQLLNSPVLNYSDGNLEATREMLVHPATVYGLSDGGAHAGQTCDASTTTFMLSFWARDRRDGRLPVEEAVRQITSATADLYGLSDRGRLVPGCVADVNVIDAAKIGMRRPEVAADLPGGATRLVQRSEGYEWSVKAGEVIFKSGEATGALPGRLLRGAR, from the coding sequence ATGCACGATCTCGTCGTACGCGGGGGAACTGTCGTCGATGGGACCGGCGCCCCTCCACGGACAGCGGATGTAGCTGTCGACGGTGGGTTGATCACCTGCGTCGGCAGGGTCGATGAGCCGGCCACGACGGAGATCGATGCGGATGGAGCCCTGGTTACTCCGGGGTTCGTCGACGTTCACACGCACTACGACGGGCAGGTGACGTGGGATCCGTGGCTGACCCCAACCGGCTGGCACGGTGTCACGACGGTGGTGATGGGAAACTGTGGGGTGGGTTTCGCTCCATGCCATCCTGACCGGCGGGACTGGCTCATCGGACTCATGGAAGGCGTGGAGGACATCCCGGGTGCGGCCCTCTCTACCGGGATCAAATGGGCTTGGGAGAGCTTTCCCGAGTACCTGGACGCACTTGACGGGCTGCCAAAGGCGCTGGACGTCGGAACCCAAGTACCGCACGGCGCCGTTCGCGCCTATGTGATGGGGCAACGAGGCGCGCACAACGAGCCCGCGACCGGCGAGGACGTCCAGGCGATGGCGGCCCTGGTCAGGGAGGGGATCAGCGCCGGCGCATTGGGGTTTTCGACGAGCCGGACTCTGGCGCACCGGGCCATCGACGGAGAGCCGGTGCCGGGGACATTCGCTGCCGAGGACGAGCTGTTCGGCATCGGTCGCGTGCTGGGAGAGTTGGGTGCCGGCGTGTTCGAGTTGGCGGCGGCCGGGGCACTGGGCGAGGATCTCGCCGCGCCCGAGCGCGAGGTCGCCTGGATGCGTCGCTTGGCGGCTGAGACCGGTCGCCCGATCTCGTTTGCTCTCAACCAGAACAACAACGACCCGGACCAGTGGCGCAAGCTGCTAGATATGGCGGCAGAGGCTCTCGCCGCCGGCGTGCCGATCCGGCCGCAAGTGACCGCCCGGACGGTCTCCATTCTCCTCGGCTTCCAGACGTTCCACCCGTTCGCGTTCACCCCAACATGGGGCGCCTCCGGTATCGGGCTGCTTCCCTGGAAGGACCAGGTCGACAGGCTGAGAGCCAGCCCCGAGCTCAAGGCGCGCCTGGTCGAGGACGCCAGAGGCCTCGACGGGAACGCACTCGTCATGGGATTCATGTCGGCGGAACGGACATATCTCCTTGGCGATCCACCGAACTACGAGCCGGGCCCCGCGGACAGCGTGGCGGGAATCGCCGCGGCACGAGGTCTAGACAAGTGGCAGACCTTCCTGGATCTGTTGATGGAAGACGAGGGGCGGCAGCTCCTGAATTCGCCCGTGCTCAACTACAGCGACGGGAACCTCGAAGCGACGCGAGAGATGCTCGTTCATCCGGCCACCGTGTATGGGCTGAGCGACGGCGGCGCCCACGCGGGCCAGACCTGCGACGCGTCGACCACGACTTTCATGCTGAGCTTCTGGGCGAGGGATCGCCGGGATGGGCGCTTGCCTGTTGAGGAGGCGGTTCGGCAGATCACGTCGGCCACCGCGGATCTGTACGGACTGTCGGACCGAGGCAGGCTCGTTCCCGGGTGCGTCGCCGATGTCAACGTGATCGACGCCGCCAAGATCGGTATGCGCCGGCCGGAAGTCGCTGCCGACCTACCCGGCGGCGCCACCCGGCTGGTGCAGCGCTCGGAAGGCTACGAGTGGAGCGTGAAAGCCGGAGAGGTGATCTTCAAGTCGGGAGAGGCAACCGGAGCGCTGCCCGGCAGACTCTTGCGCGGCGCGCGCTAG